DNA sequence from the Deinococcus roseus genome:
ACCGGAATCACCACCAGGTTCTTCTTGCCGCCAATTTTGCTGTACACGTTTTTGGGCACAGCAGGCCCCTCAATGCCAGGGCGCAGGGCGTAGATCAGGGACTTGTTGGCCATCACGGTCTGTCCACGGGTGCTCAGGAGGTAATCCAGGAACAGTTTGGCGGTGTTGGGGTGCTCTGCCAGTTTGCTGATGAACGCAGGACGCTGGAAGGCCACGGTTTTGTCTCTGAAGTAGGCCACCCCGATGTCTGGTACTTTCTCTGCCCGCAGCAGGGCATAAGAGCCGATCACGTTGTACCCGAAATAATGCTCTCCAGAGATGACTTTTTCCATCATCACGCCAGAGGAGGAGTACTGGCCTGCACCCGATTTGCCCAGTGCCTTGAAGAGGTCCATGGCACCACTGACTGCCACAGTGTCTTCATGCAGGAAAGTAAAACCGATGCCGCTCTTTTCAGGGTCCCAGGTGGCAACTTTGCCGTTCATCTTGGAATCGGCGAGCACCCTGGCAAACTCAGCGTGGGTGGTGGGGGGCTTTTTCACAAAACGCTTGTTGTAGACCAGCACGCCAGGTTCCATGGTGGTGCCATACAGGATGTTGTCCAGCTTGGAGGTGGCAGCGTAATTCTTCGCTTCGGGAGAGGTGTAGGCCAGAGCATACCCATCTGTCGCCAGTTTCACCTGCAGTTCCATGCCACTGCTCCACAGGAAGTCGGCACTCTTGCCTCCTGCTGCTGCTTCACTGATGTAACGGCTGTAAAGCTGGGTGGTCCCGATGTCGTTGTACTCGACATCCACAAAAGGATAGAGGGCCTTGAAGTCATCCAGCAAAAACTGGGCACTCGCCTGGTCGGTGGAAGAGTAGATCACCAGTTTCTTCTCTTTTTTGGCCTCATCCACGGTTTTCTGGTAAGAAGCAGGGTAACCTTTGGGAACCTGGGCAAGGGCAGGAGCAGCAGCAGCAAGGGCCAGCGTGACACACACGATTTTTTGCATAAAACCTCCACCGGGCTGCCGGAAAGCAGCCGCAAGCGTTCTGTTTTTAGATGAACAGAGCATACGGGACTGCCGTCCTTTTCGGAAGTTTTGCGTGCTTTGATTGCATTGATTGCACGTCTGGTGCAATCAAATCTGTAACTCCGTTGGTGGTACTGGGTGGTTGAGAGCACTGGGGGTGAGATCCCCCTGCCTTTCGCTGGCGCTTCAAGGCTGTCCCCCGTCAGCATTGGGGGATGGGTGGGCGTGTTAGAGGACTGATGCCAGATCCCCCAGAAACCTCAAACGCCCACCCCCAAGCAAGCCCAGAAGCCTAAGCCAGTGCCAGAATGCTGATGGTGGTTCCCTGCCGGATCACGCTCTGGGCAGAGATTTTGCCCCCGTGCAATTCCACAATCGAGCGGGCAATGGCCAGACCCAATCCTGATCCACCCCCGTTTTCCGGGCTGCGGGTTTCGTCCACCCGGTAAAAACGCTCAAAAATATACGGCAGTTTCTCCGCAGGAATCCCCACCCCGGTGTCCTGCACCTGCAACAGCACGCCTCCATCGGTGCGTTTTGCCAGGAGGCGAATTTCGCCACCGTCCGGGGTGTAGTGCAGGGCATTGTTCACCAGGTTGCCCAGCACCTGCCGCATGCGTTCAAAATCCAGACGGATCTCGGGCAGGTCAGCATCTGTTTGCACCGTGAGCCGGATGTTCTGTTTTTCCGCCCGGAAAGCAAAAGCCTTCTGTATGCCCTTCAGCAGCATTTCTGGAGCAATCAGGTCCAGGGAGAGCGTCAGCATGCCTGCATCTGCCAGGGACAGCAGACGCAAATCATCCACCAGGTTTTGCAACAGCAAAAGTTCATCGTAAACCACTTCCAGGCGTTCCTGGGTGGCTGCAAGTTTGCCCTGCTGCATGGACTGCACATACCCGGATGCCACCGTTAAAGGGGTCCCGAGGTCATGGGCGATGTCGGCAATCATCTGGCGGCGCTGCACCTCGGCCTTGACCAATTGGTCGCTCATCTGGTTGAAGGCACGGGTGAGCACAGCCACTTCATCGGTCCCCTGTTCTTTCACGGGTTCCTGCTGCTTGCCAAATTTCAGGCTGCGCACGGCCACCGTCAGGCGTTCCAGGGGTCGGGTCAGCTGTCCAGCCATGGCTGCCCCCAGCAGGATTGAGAGGGCCAGTCCAATCACCCCTGCCATCAGGATGGTCTGGTTGATGACGTTGATCATGGCCTGCTGGTTGGGCGAACTGGCTCCCGCTCCAGGATCTTCAAAAGCCGTGCCCACCACCTTGCCATTCACCAGCAGCGTTTTGGTGAAAAGGAGGTCCTTGAGGTCCAGTTGCTGGCCCATGGGATACACTTCCGTCTTGGACACCACCCGATTCTGGGTGTCCAGAATGCCCAGGTGTTTGGCAGGTCGCATGCCTTTCTGGGGATCGTCCCGTCCCTGTCCACCCTGAGGATTCTGACCCTGAGGATTCTGACCCTGAGGTGGTCCTCCCTGCCCTTCAGCGCCCCTCTGTCCATCCGGGCCTCCTGCTGGACCTCCTCCAGGCTGTCCTCCACCCTGACCGCCGCCTTCTCCCGGCCCCGGATCCACCCCTTCCCAGGTGCCGTTTTGCTGGTAGTAGCGCAGGGCATTTTCAGCGTAGGTGTTCACCAGGTTCTGGTGCACGGTCTGGCGGTAAGAGTCCAGGGCCACGTTGTGGGCCAGAATCCCGAACACCAGCAGGCCCACCAGACAGGACAGGGCAAAACCCAGCACCAGGTTGAGCCTGAGGGACCGGGTGAGCAGTTTCATGGCTGCAGCATCCTCTGGCTGAGGCGGTACCCTGCCCCGAACACCGTTTCAATGTATCTGGGGGGTGAAGAGTCATCTCCGAGTTTGACGCGCAGTTTGCGGATGTGCACGTCTACGGTGCGTTCCAGGCTCTCAATGCCTCCGCCATCAATGTGTTCCAGCAGTTCCCCTCTGGAGAAGGTCTTTCCAGGGTTCTGCATGAAGTGGCTGAGCAACCCGAATTCAGAGCGGGTGAGCACCAGGGTGCGTCCGGCCTTGCTGATCAGTTGCTGTTCAGGGTCAAGTTCCAGATCGGCCACGCGAACCATGCGCACCACACTGGGGCCCTTGTCGTAACGGCGCAGCACCGCACGGATGCGGGCATTCACCTCGTCCAGATCGAAGGGTTTGATGATGTAGTCGTCTGCCCCCAGTTCCAGGCTGCGGATGGCGCTGTCTTTTTCCAGTTTGGAAGTCAGCACAATGATGGGAATCTGCGCTTCCTTGCGGTAGATCTCCATGAAACCATATCCATCCAGCTCGGGCATCATCAGGTCCAGCAGGATCAGGTCGGGTTTGGTGTGGCGGGCGGTGAACAGGGCATTGCGGCCATTGTCGGCCACAGCAGTGTTGTAGCCCTCCGAGGAGAGGTAATCCTGCAACATGCGCACCAGACTGAGTTTGTCGTCCACAATCAGAATTGTTTTCATTGCCCTGCTCCTGCCTGCTTTCGTGGGTTTTCTTACAGATTACTGCTTTCACAGCCGTCGTTTCACAGCCGTCGGGGGAGGTGTCAGAAAACAGGGTCCTGAACTCCTCTTTCTTGAACCCAGCATAGAAAAGTGCTGTTAACAACTTGTTAACACCTCTGCAGTGAAATGAGATCAAGCAGAACGCAGGCACACCCCTCCAGAACCAACATCCCCACACGGGAGAAAGCAGGAAACCATGAACACCTTCCAAACCCAAATCTCAGGCTGGAACCTCAACGGAAAAGACCTTCCCGAGTGGCTCATGGGCCACCTGAGCGGTTTCTGGAATGTGCCTGGCCTGACCTCCAGCGTGCAGGGCAAACTGAATGTGGTGTACCTGCCCGAAGCCCCTGCTTTCCCCACCGAGGGACTTCCTCTGAACATCCAGACCCCTGCAGGAAACGTGCAGGGCTTTGAAAAAACCACTGGACTCTGGCTGGGCACTGAACAGGCTGGAATCCGTCTGGAACACAGAAAAAACCAGATTCGCATGACCATCTGGGGCGAACTGCAAGACCTGCAAGCCCCCCTGCACGTGCTGGCCCTGGAACTGCTGCGCTTCAGCGGTCTGGTTCCCCTGCAGGGCACCGTGTACACCCAGAACGGTCTGGGCTGGGTGGTCCTGGATCAACCCGTGACCCAGGCTGCACATGCTCAGCTTCGCAACCGGGGTTTTGAACTGCTCTGCGAAGGCCAGTGCTGGTACTCCCCCCGCAACGGCAAAGTGTACGGTTTTTCCCCCTCCAACAGAGGCGTCAGCATGCACACCTCTGCCCTGGTGTCGGTCATTCTGAACCGTCTGGTGGTTTTGAGCAATGCAGGAAGGCAGGAAATCAAACTGGGCAGCAAACAGGCGCTGAACCTCCTGCAAAGCATTTCTGGTGTCTCCCTGTTCTCCAGCAACAAACAGCACAACGCTTTCGTGCTGAACCACCTGCTGGTGATGCATGGGGTGCACCAGTGGTCCCTGCCCTCCCAGCAACCCCAGGTCCGGGCCGCCACACCCAGCAACCTCTGGCAGCGTTCCCCTTTCAGCCCCAGACAGTTCGCCATCTGAACCCATCCAGGACAAAAAATCAGCACAGCAAAAAATCAGCGCCGGGTGATCTTCTTCACTCGGCGCGTTTCAGGTTCTGGTGTTCACTTTAAATGGAGTCACTTTAGGCAAGAACCCCCTTCTGGTCTTTGTCAGCGTCCAGGCTGCGGGCGACATTGCGCAGGAATCGGGCGAGGTGTTGTTTTAAAGAGCGTCTGGGGAGTTTGCGGGCTTCGCTGGCCTCTTGCCACATCTGGTCCAGCTTCTGGTGTGCCTGTTGATTGAGCAGGTATTCGTGCATGAGCTTCCTCTTTTCTTGTTCTTATTATCCAAAAAAAGAGCACCTCCCAACAGCCAGAATTGGCGTATGGGAGCATATATTGATGCACCTAGTGCCAGATAAGCCGTTCAGGCTATGGCAAGAAAATGTTTGATCAGGACAATGAAAATTGCTTGAACCGGGTGCAGGAAATCTGGGCTGTTTGATGTGTGCATAAATCTGCTGGATGGGCGACAGGAATGCAAGGTGCCGAGAGCGGAGGGCAGAAGACAGATGTAGGGGGGAGGCGTGCCTCGCCCCTACAACAAACCAAAAATCCTTCTGCCAGGAGAACAAAGCTCCTACATCTGTCTTCTGTCTTCTGTCTTCTGCCTTCTGCCTTCTGCTTTTCGCCCTCAGCCCTCGGCATCTTCACCTCACTTGATGAACTTCAGCACCTCACGGGCCACCCGATTCCCGCTTTCCACAGCCCCTTCCATGTAGCCCTGGGCAAATGCAGAGGTGTGCTCTCCTGCAAAATACAGCCGTCCCAGACGCTCTCCTTCTGCACCCCGGATGCCGGTGAACTGGCCCACCAGATAGGAAGCGTAAGAGCCCTGCTGGAAGGGTTTGCTGGGCCAGTGCATGCGAACTGCATTTCCGGTGTAGGCCTGCTGGAGGCCAGGGTAGAGGGTTTCAATCTGCTGCACGAAATCGAAGGCCTGCTCCTCGGGAGTGCCCTCTCCCGACTGCAGACCGATGGTGCCACCTGTAAAACGGGTCAGAACCGCTCCCTGAACTTTCTGGCCTCTGGTGGTGTCCCAGCTGGTCTGGAAGGGCAAATCGCTGTAGGTGCTGCCACTGTAACCGTACTTTGTTTTCCAGATGGGCGTGGTGAAGGCAGCCATGAGTTTGCTGTTGGTGCCGTACCCCAGTTCATCAATGGCCCTGCGCTTGGCTGGAGGCAAATCAATTTTGATGTCCAGGTGGCGCATCACGCTGAATGGAATGGCAAACACCACATGGTCTGCATAGACGCTGGGACCACTCTGGAAATCCAGCTGGTAACGGGCAGTGGAGGTCTTGCTGATGCGGGTCAGCACCCGACCCACATGGATCTGTGCATTGACCTTCTGGGAAAGCTTTCTGGGCACGGCTCCGCTGCCTTCTGTGATGTGGTAGGCCTCGTCGCTCTCGCCGTAGATCTGCCAGAATTTGGGGTCGGTGCCAATCAGGTACAGCAGGTTGGTGGCGCTCTGCTCCGAGGCGTCCAGGCCGTATTCGGTGGTGTAGGCCAGGGCCAGCATGTCTTTCATCACCTGGTCGGTCTCGATGGGGTCCAGGTATTCAGAGATGGACACATTGTCCAGCGGTTCTGCCCCACCTGGATGTTTGTAGCTGACCACGTCCAGATCCACATTTTCCAGGTCTGCGTCTATTTTGCGGGCGATGGGTCGGAACATGCGCATCAAATCTTTTTCGGAGTAACGTTTGCCGCCAAAGTACCAGTCTTCGGATTTCAGGCCTTTCTCTGCGGCTTTCAAATCGGTGAGGTGCAGGCCCAGTTCTTTGGTGAGGTCAATCAATTCTTCGTGACCGCTGTCCACCAGTTCGCCGCCCAGTTCAATCACCTCGTTCATGCCGAAGGTGTTGTAGGCACTGAACATGCGGCCTCCCAGACGGCTGGAAGCCTCGTAGATGTCTGCATGGATGCCCTCCTGCCAGAGGCGGTAGGCACAGGTCAGGCCTGCGGTTCCCCCTCCCACAATGACCACCCGCTCTGAGACCTTGCGGGTTTTGGCCAGGGCTGCAGGTGCTGCAGTGGCGGCCACCGTCACGGTTGCCGCTTTCAAGAAGTCACGGCGGGTGATGGTGTTTTCAGCAGGCTCCTGGTGCTCCTGCTTGCTCCGGGCGTAAAGGCGCTGCAACTCACGTAAAAATGGTGTACGCATGACCCCTCCTGTGTTGCAAATGGTTCTCTCAGCCTAACAGAGGGGTCAGCGGTTTGGACAGGTCTGTATCACACCCGGTGCACCTGGTCTTCTGGCTTGCGTTCATGGATCACGGTTCCTGCAGGGGCATTTCTGTCCCTCAGCAGTTTCAGCAGGACATCCACAGCCTGAGGGGTGTTTTCTGGTTTGAAAATGGTGACCTCCAGCAAAGCCACCCCCAGACCCATCCCTGCGCCATGCACCTGCCCCAGTTTGGCACGGGACAGCAGACCATCAATCCAGCCCTCAAAATCATCTCGGGCATCCAGGTCAAAACCCTTTTCGGCGGGAAAAATCACTTCCAGAAAACCTTCTTGCATGCGTCAGGATAGCACCAAAACCCAAAAGAAAAGACAGGCCTTAAAACCTGTCTCTGTCTCAAACCCGAAATTCAGTGCTGCACAATTTCAGAGAGTTCTTCGTCGGTGAGGCGCTGTGCACTCAGGCGCTCTGCACGGATGATGGCCTGAATGTCCTGCACGGCCCGTTCCACGTTGTCGTTCAGAACGCAGTATTTGAATTCGTGGGCCATCAGGATTTCGCCCCTGGCCTTGGAGAGGCGTTTCTCAATTTTCTCCAGAGGCTCGGTGGCCCGGCCCACCAGACGGTTTTTCAGTTCGGTCAGGCTGGGGGGCATGATGAAAATCAGGATGGCGTCATCCATGGCTTTTTTGACCTGCATGGCCCCCTGCACTTCAATTTCCAGCAGCACATTTCTGCCCTGGGAAAGCTGTTCTTCTACAGCCGCTCTGGGAGTGCCGTAGTGATTGCCCACAAACTCGGCATGTTCCAGAAAGCCCAGACCGGAGTGGATCTCGGCCTCGAACTCATCTCTGGTCTTGAAGAAGTAATGGACCCCGTTTTCCTCACCGGGGCGGGATTCGCGGGTGGTCCAGGAGATGGAGTAGTAATAGTCTTCGGTTTTTTCCAGTTCCTGGCGGATGGTGCCTTTGCCGACCCCACTCGCGCCAGTCATCACCAGCAGTAATCCGCGTTTCTGTGCCATGTTGTTGTTTCCCTTCCAAGGGACTTCCAGAAAGTTTAACAGGTTTGGTGGGCGAGTGCACCCTTTGCCTCTGGCTTCTATCAACACATTTTGCCAACATCATCAGCATTTTATGCTAACATCACTCCATGAACGAGGAGATCCGCAAGGCCATTCAGGAGGTGCTGCACCAGAAACGCATCTCTCAGGCAGAACTGGCGAGAAAACTGGAAAAGACCCCCCAGGAAATCAGCCGTGCCCTCAAAGATCCCGTCAGGGGTGGCAAAATTCCAGAGCTGTGGCAGAACATTCTGGATGAACTGGACCTGGAAATCGTGGTCCAGCCCAGAGCAAAAAGGAAAGCCTCTTGAGCCGGGTGTATCCCCTGAGGTATTACGGGGATCCGGTGCTCAGGAAGCACTGCATGCCCATTTTGGATTTGCAGCGCCCACAGAGCATTCCTGGCTTTGGCACCGCTTCTTTGCAAGAACTGGCTGAAAACATGATGGAAACCATGTTCGATGCTTACGGGGTGGGTCTGGCCGCACCCCAGATCGGGCTTCCGGTGCGCATGTTCGTGGCGGCAGAGTACCACCAGGAGCAACCAGAAGGGGACATCCCGCTCAGTGCCCAGGTCAGAAGGCATGTGGTGGCGATCAATCCCAGCCTTGAAATTCTGGATGCGACCCTGACCGCATCCCACACGGATGGTTGCCTGTCCCTTCCGGGTCTGTGGTCCGACGATGTGCAGCGTCCCCTCGCCATCCGTTTAACCTACACAGATGAACACGGAGTCCAGCACACCGAGGAAGCCGAGGGCTACTGGGCACGGGTTTTGCAACATGAGTACGACCACCTGAACGGCAGGCTGTACACCGATTTGCTGCCCGCTTCCTACCTGCAGGAGCACCGCAAAACCATTGCCGCCTTGCAAAAAAGATCAAAGGCTTACCTGAAAGCCCTGGAACAAAAACGCTGAGCAGGCACCTGATTTCATTTTGCTGGAAACCCAGAAGCCACACCAGAGCCAGTTGGCAGATGCCTTTTCATTTGCTGGATGTCAAAATCATCGGGTATGTTGAAGCAGCCTTTTGTTCAAAAATTGGAATCTGCCCATACCGTTTTGCTGGCTGGCATGGGGGGTGGTTTTGATGTGTATTGTGCCTTGCCCCTGTACCATGCCCTGGTCAAAGCGGGCAAGCAGGTGCATCTGGCGAATCTGTCTTTTACTGCACTTGGCATGACCGGTGCCCGTGAAATCCACCCCACTCTGTTTGAAGTGACCCGCCGGACCCCTGCTGAACTGCGTTATTTTCCAGAGGTGTATCTCAGTCAATTCTTGCACCTGCAGGGGTTTAACAGC
Encoded proteins:
- a CDS encoding response regulator transcription factor — its product is MKTILIVDDKLSLVRMLQDYLSSEGYNTAVADNGRNALFTARHTKPDLILLDLMMPELDGYGFMEIYRKEAQIPIIVLTSKLEKDSAIRSLELGADDYIIKPFDLDEVNARIRAVLRRYDKGPSVVRMVRVADLELDPEQQLISKAGRTLVLTRSEFGLLSHFMQNPGKTFSRGELLEHIDGGGIESLERTVDVHIRKLRVKLGDDSSPPRYIETVFGAGYRLSQRMLQP
- a CDS encoding sensor histidine kinase, whose translation is MKLLTRSLRLNLVLGFALSCLVGLLVFGILAHNVALDSYRQTVHQNLVNTYAENALRYYQQNGTWEGVDPGPGEGGGQGGGQPGGGPAGGPDGQRGAEGQGGPPQGQNPQGQNPQGGQGRDDPQKGMRPAKHLGILDTQNRVVSKTEVYPMGQQLDLKDLLFTKTLLVNGKVVGTAFEDPGAGASSPNQQAMINVINQTILMAGVIGLALSILLGAAMAGQLTRPLERLTVAVRSLKFGKQQEPVKEQGTDEVAVLTRAFNQMSDQLVKAEVQRRQMIADIAHDLGTPLTVASGYVQSMQQGKLAATQERLEVVYDELLLLQNLVDDLRLLSLADAGMLTLSLDLIAPEMLLKGIQKAFAFRAEKQNIRLTVQTDADLPEIRLDFERMRQVLGNLVNNALHYTPDGGEIRLLAKRTDGGVLLQVQDTGVGIPAEKLPYIFERFYRVDETRSPENGGGSGLGLAIARSIVELHGGKISAQSVIRQGTTISILALA
- the gmk gene encoding guanylate kinase: MAQKRGLLLVMTGASGVGKGTIRQELEKTEDYYYSISWTTRESRPGEENGVHYFFKTRDEFEAEIHSGLGFLEHAEFVGNHYGTPRAAVEEQLSQGRNVLLEIEVQGAMQVKKAMDDAILIFIMPPSLTELKNRLVGRATEPLEKIEKRLSKARGEILMAHEFKYCVLNDNVERAVQDIQAIIRAERLSAQRLTDEELSEIVQH
- a CDS encoding peptide deformylase, with the protein product MYPLRYYGDPVLRKHCMPILDLQRPQSIPGFGTASLQELAENMMETMFDAYGVGLAAPQIGLPVRMFVAAEYHQEQPEGDIPLSAQVRRHVVAINPSLEILDATLTASHTDGCLSLPGLWSDDVQRPLAIRLTYTDEHGVQHTEEAEGYWARVLQHEYDHLNGRLYTDLLPASYLQEHRKTIAALQKRSKAYLKALEQKR
- a CDS encoding ABC transporter substrate-binding protein, coding for MQKIVCVTLALAAAAPALAQVPKGYPASYQKTVDEAKKEKKLVIYSSTDQASAQFLLDDFKALYPFVDVEYNDIGTTQLYSRYISEAAAGGKSADFLWSSGMELQVKLATDGYALAYTSPEAKNYAATSKLDNILYGTTMEPGVLVYNKRFVKKPPTTHAEFARVLADSKMNGKVATWDPEKSGIGFTFLHEDTVAVSGAMDLFKALGKSGAGQYSSSGVMMEKVISGEHYFGYNVIGSYALLRAEKVPDIGVAYFRDKTVAFQRPAFISKLAEHPNTAKLFLDYLLSTRGQTVMANKSLIYALRPGIEGPAVPKNVYSKIGGKKNLVVIPVSRDLLKNLDPAVRNDFLNDWRSALKGQ
- a CDS encoding flavin monoamine oxidase family protein; this translates as MRTPFLRELQRLYARSKQEHQEPAENTITRRDFLKAATVTVAATAAPAALAKTRKVSERVVIVGGGTAGLTCAYRLWQEGIHADIYEASSRLGGRMFSAYNTFGMNEVIELGGELVDSGHEELIDLTKELGLHLTDLKAAEKGLKSEDWYFGGKRYSEKDLMRMFRPIARKIDADLENVDLDVVSYKHPGGAEPLDNVSISEYLDPIETDQVMKDMLALAYTTEYGLDASEQSATNLLYLIGTDPKFWQIYGESDEAYHITEGSGAVPRKLSQKVNAQIHVGRVLTRISKTSTARYQLDFQSGPSVYADHVVFAIPFSVMRHLDIKIDLPPAKRRAIDELGYGTNSKLMAAFTTPIWKTKYGYSGSTYSDLPFQTSWDTTRGQKVQGAVLTRFTGGTIGLQSGEGTPEEQAFDFVQQIETLYPGLQQAYTGNAVRMHWPSKPFQQGSYASYLVGQFTGIRGAEGERLGRLYFAGEHTSAFAQGYMEGAVESGNRVAREVLKFIK